AACGTATCAAATCGTATCGAAtgtaatatcatttttttcgttggaaatatgaaaaatttcaaaatgattcaaatattaaaatgaaCTGTAGACTCCCCACGTTCACTGCAAGAAAAATTCTTATCACATACGAGATTAATTTACATTCACGGATCAGGCAATTTTTTCGGAGGGGGATGTTACCACAtgataaaattcggcaacgctGCCGATATAAGAGAGGGTGAATAACTAATTTAGCCAACTGCTGGTTAAATAGAATCGTAGGGTCTAGGACCCAACAACACCTGGACAATTTCTAGCCAGATGTATTTGAGGCCATTCACCCCACTTTGTCTTTATGGTAGGTATATCCCTATTGTGGTACACTGTCTCAGACACGTTCGGTATATAACACTTGTATGATCAAAATAAACACccgattgaatttcaatattcaaatttttgggACGATAACTTTACTGGCGACCCTCGTAGAAAGGAATCAGACGCGAGCGGTgttcaatattaaaataataacaacTTTTCGGCCTATCAAGCGCTTTCTTTACATATTTTTATCTATTATTTATGTTTGTATATATTTTATCTAATTTTGATAACGGATATTGAAGTTACAGTGTGATAAATTGTATTCTATAATATATGAGGATTTGGAAGTTCAGGATTTTTTGTTTGTGGTTTTTTGAGTTAGATATATTAGATTTTTAAGCTATGTGAATAATCGCCCTTCTCTCATGAAGAGTCACCTGAAAACGttagattttagttttttttcatgaaactttggtttttcaaataatttgaagCCGGTTTTTTGATAAACTTTTTTTCGGAATCTCTGAGAGCTGAGAATGAAACTAAGTACATAATCTTAAACATTTTCAaggatcaattgaaaaaaaccaTAACTGAAAAACTTTTGAACgtagatatagaaaatttaagaggtTTAGATTTGActaaacatatagaaaattaaatttgtttCGAATAGTCTATTCGATGAATTTCTCAAATTAACTCCGATTATTCTGTGATGTTTATTGGGCAGATGAAATTCGTatgaatatttctcaaaataaaaggcaatagcaataaaaaagtTAAATTCAAAGAAGCCTAACATGGCGTTAgtgatttcatttgaaaatgtacACGACTGAGcgtttgttttcattttaataatgaatttattattgagTAGAAGGTATTTTAATGTAAAGATTACTCTGACTCATTACATTTTTACTATAGCCATTTatttgaggttagaattcaatgttgtttcaCTACCCCtgctcaaattttgaaaataataagaatTACGTGATGATAGATTTATAATTTCTTGAGTGTGTATATGAAACGAATGTATATCGTTTTTGAAAGTCTAATCTATGAATCTATGAGGTTGCAAATGAAGTATTGACAGTTTTTTTCATACAATTAAGTAGTCTATTGTTTTTTCGAGACAAACCCCCTAAAGTGAAGTCAGAATAAAATGTTTCTACCCCGGAAATACAGGAACTGTGATAACCCTGAGAGTTGTGAGATTTGATATCGTTAAATCTAACAAAGGgatataaaattacaaaaatgaaCTATGAACATAATGGAAAGGATATAGGTTACAAGCGGAAGCCAGGTGAATATTCGTTACGTTATATTGCATCTCACCCTCCAGTGGCGTGTATAGTGAATACTACCAAGTACATAAATCTAGCACGTGACATTCGTCTAGGGTCCTACCCTTGAATGGCTGAATTTCTACCAGACTGATAGACCCATGGATAGACCACATCAAATGTGAAAATGGCCAAgattaaaaataatcatcataatTTTTGCATGCTCGTCTTGTGTGTCTGTGATTGcacaaaaaaaactttcgtaTGAAAAGAGCTAGAGACAATTTTGGGTAGGTTTGAGATCCCACTGGTTGAGCCAAAGCTTTCCAATGGATTCTGTATTATAAAcatcgaaaattatttttttgcaattacTCAAAAATAACCTTTCGGTTAGATTTAAACGTTTTGGTTGTAAAATAACGACAGGTAGACATATGCAAATTTATGTGAGAATTGTTCTACtagaacaataaaaaatgtccTATTTGAAAGTTTAGCATCttagaaattcgaaaaaatgagaTATCTAAAAATTCAGCAATACAAAGCCTCAAGTCTGAAGTTTAAATTATGTGGTTTTTTTCAGTTGATCACAAAGACATCACTTTTCAAATCAGATGTCAGTTTGACATCTAACATATAAATGgagtgaaaaaaattgaaacagagTAATCGCGTTTTTTGGTAACATTCAGAAGATTCAAATTAGCAGTGTAGTATTTGTCCCAGCGTTGAATTCTAGATTCGATTCTGTTTTAACTTTCAAtcatttgagataaaatatttcaaaccctTTGTAGAAatcgaaaactgaaaaaaataatctgtCTGACTGTCATCTGAAACTAAAAGCATACAAAAATTGGTACATTGCTAATTTGATACAAAATTTTGAGTGCTATATATCAACgacttaaatttaaaaaataatcaatttccTTAAAGCTATGCAACAAgggaaaatgacagattccttggaAAGTTTTAAGGAAAAAAGGTCCCGCAACatgggcctgcaaacgcttGCTTTTCgaagtacagggtgtttcttttagTCCTATTTTTTGCGATGATTATACCactttatcgaatctttattgatcttcgctacaAATTTGGTAAATAAggaccaaaacttataattaatctattcatcacagcttaccaaCTTAATCTTTaaaataatttagatttttcgaaggattactagagaattgtctgaaattttttcacgaaattggtagcagataAGACAgaactacaaaaaaccaaaaagtgcaGTACTAGACcgaaatttctttaaaaatatcagtggtccaccaaaaacaaGTGCTGGAGGTAAGAAAAGGGCACTGTACCAGAAAAAAAACTCCCTGTAGATTTCTATTCAAAATGAGCATATCACAAGCTGAAAAGTTTAAAATGGAATATCTATGCaaaatttgagttaaatatcttgcgaagggaaggtgctatgaaaaaaaacttggaaaatcaaaatataacaccctgtatcctGAAAAAAAAGCATTTGGAGCCCATGTTTTTAgatttttctttataaaataatCCGAGAAACCTGTCAtcttcgtttgtacctccaatttaggaacacgctGTATAACAGTTTCCTAAATCTTTTTCGTTTTcagtttaaattatttcgtATTCTATGTTTAATCTGTGGGCCCTaaagttttatttatccacagGTAACATTCTTTAAGGAATACTACAGCATCTGGTTTCATCTCAAATTGCAATTGATTTCTAGTTGaataaactaaaataaaaaaaaatctacaaatAGGACCGTATGGTAAAGATGGTTTCAATTAAAAACCATCTGCAGTTTGAATATTACTCATTTAATCTTTAATGTGGCTTAAATCATATGAATTCTACAACTAGTATACGACTGGTATAATACTAAGTGCAAAAAAGTCCAAATATGGACGAAACACGTCAAAATTCCCAACAAACAATTGTAATTTGATTCGAAGCATTCGAAATATGCTTGATTCAACTCCGAACGATCGATACTCATGAATGACTCAGCTTGCATCCCATTTATTTcctggaaaaataaaaaaaatacgcgATGCAGATTTTTCAGGGATTCCTCCCATTCATCCTAAAAGTGGCTGTGAGCTCCATTGTTGAAATTGAGACATGAAGCAAGAAAGCACGAACTGGCTGTTGGTACGCATAAAACCCGGACGTTCAAAGTATTGATCCACAACTCCCACCACAACTTTCAACCCCTAGAACTCGTGGTGTGTTGTGAATTGAAAATCCCGAATTCTCATCTGAACAATGAACCCTAAATATGTCACAGGGATCATCTTCATCTCGCTACACccacccgaaaaaaaaaattcgaactttCCAATGACCCAAATAAAATTTGGGTTTCTGGCCGGCAAGGTGGTGGATAAAGTGCATGaatttttgacttttttttgcatatttaGGCGTGTGGCAAATATTGGCAGTGTAGAAAAATGGCGAATTGAATATGGTCAAAATTTAGGTGGTGTAGGTGGGCCAAATATGGTTTAGGATGAGTTTGAGAAGGTGTGGAGAGGTTGGTGTTGAAGAAGTATGAGTAGAGTGTTGTACTTACCACAGCAAAACGGAATCCAAACCTGAGACAACTTAGTTAAAGAACGAGTAATAAAACTGCACGTACCACAATGAGTGCAAGACGAAAAACTCGAAAAAGTACTTAATAAGGATTGCACTTAGTTTTAAATATCGTATTTAAGTAATATAACGTCTAACAATGCAGGGTTATCAAGCAAACCTAAATTACCATGAACGAAAACAGAAAATCTGTCAATGAATTACAAAATTATTTCGATATTATAGTACTGGTATAAATACAGTAGCAAGAATTATTAGTAATAAGTAATTATGCAAGGAATGATATTATTACATAACGTACACTACCAAACGTAACACAAGTGTTATTCAGAGAGTGCAATAACTAAATGGCGCTTTGAGGCGCTGGGACAGAGGGTGTAGGCTGGCTAGGGGATGCTTGATGTTAGCACGGGTCGATAAAGGCTGCGCAAGGTCCACTGTGTCCTGGAAGGACGCTCGCACACGCTGTCAGTGGTGGCTCATCCCTTGCTTTTCAATTCATATGTTTCGTACGTGAAGAACCAGACAGGGATGAAAGTTTCAATGGGATTGCATAAGCGGAAATTTGATATCTTCCGATTTTCAAACAGTACCCCTTTTTCACTTTCGATTCGTTTTTTTCTACCAATTTTTACTTTTTCGAGTTTTCCTGCAGGCGTTTCCGATAAGGGAGGGGGTGTATTCGCCCTGGTTTCAATGTTTAGGAAGTAAAGGCTCAAATCTGAGCTGGCGAAATCCGATGTTGCCAGAATATACAACCCCCTGGTGCGGGCACAACCCTTTACTTTCCCTTTCTAATAGTTTTATAATCGGGAGAGTCTGGATGCAAATATCAATATGAATCTATTTTTGGCCTATCAAAGATTATGATGGGATGTctcctacaaaaaaaaacatcgtaAATATCGATTTACTCTTCCATTCATATctaaagaaattaaattttctctttttttgtatattgcCAATTCTCAAACAGTACCCCTTTTTTACTTTCGATTCGTTTCTTTTTTACCAATTTTTACTTTTTCGAGTTTTCCTGCAGCGTTTCCGACAAGGGAGGGGGTGAATTCGTCCTGGTTTCAATGTTTAGGAAGTAAAGGCTCAAATCTGAGCTAGCGAAATCCGATGTTGCCAGAATATACAACCCCCTGGTGCGGGCACAACCCTTTACTCTCCCTTTCTAATATTTATATAATCGGTGGAGTCtggttgaaaatatcaatatgaatCTGTTTTTGGCCTATCAAAGATTATTTTGGGATGTctcctacaaaaaaaaacatcgtaAATATCGATTTACTCTTCCATTCATATctaaagaaattaaattttctctttttttgtatattgcCAATTCTCAAACAGTACCCCTTTTTTACTTTCGATTCGTTTCTTTTCTACCAATTTTTACTTTTTCGAGTTTTCCTGCAGCGTTTCCGACAAGGGAGGGGGTGAATTCGTCCTGGTTTCAATGTTTAGGAAGTAAAGGCTCAAATCTGAGCTAGCGAAATCCGATGTTGCCAGAATATACAACCCCCTGGTGCGGGCACAACCCTTTAATCTCCCTTTCTAATATTTATATAATCGGTGGAGTCTggatgaaaatatcaatatgaatCTGTTTTTGGCCTATCAAAGATTATTTTGGGATGtctcctacaaaaaaaaaacatcgtaAATATCGATTTACTCTTCcattcatattgaaataaaatttcctttttttttcgtattctgCCGATTTTCAAACAGTACCCCTTTTTTACTTTCGATTCGTTTTTTTCTACCAATTTTTACTTTTTAGAGTTTTCCAGCAGACGTTTCGGATAAGGGAGGCGGTGGATTCGTCCTGGTTTCAATGTTTAGGAAGTAAAGGCTCAAATCTGAGCTAGCGAAATCCGATGTTGCCAGAATATACAACCCCCTGGTGCGGGCACAACCCTTTACTTtccctttcgaatatttatatGATAGTCTggatgaaaatatcaatatgaatCTATTTCTGGCCTATCGGAGATTATTTTGGTATGTCTCCTACAAAAACAAACATCGTAAATATCGATTTACTCTTccattcatattgaaattaaattttctttttcttgtatTCTGCCGATTTTCAAACAGTACCCCTTTTTTACTTTCGATTCgtttttttctacaatttttacTTTTTCGAGTTTTCCTGCAGACGTTTCTGATAAGGGAGGCGGTGGATTCGTCCTGGTTTCAATGTTTAGGAGGTAAAGGCTCAAATCTGAGCTAGCGAAATCCGATGTTGCCAGAATATACAACCCCCTGGTGCGGGCACAACCCTTTACTCTCCCTTTCTAATATTTATATAATCGGTGGAGTCTggatgaaaatatcaatatgaatCTATTTTTGGCCTATCGGAGATTATTTTGGGATGTctcctacaaaaaaaaacatggtAAATATCGATTTACTCTTccattcatattgaaattaaattttcttttttttttgttttctgccGATTTTCAAACAGTACCCCTTTTTTACTTtcgattcgtttttttttccagacAATTTTTACTTTTTCGAGTTTTCCTGCAGACGTTTCTGATAAGGGAGGGGGTGGATTTGTCCTGGTTTCAATGTTTAGGAAGTAAAGGCTCAAATCTGAGCTAGCGAAATCCGATGTTGCCAGAATATACAACCCCCTGGTGCGGGCACAACCCTTCACTTTCCCTTTCTGTAATATTTATATAATCGGAAGAGTCTCGATGCAAATATCAATTCGAATCTATTTTCAACCTATCGGAGATTAATTTGGGATGtctcctacaaaaaaaaaaatatcgtaaATATCGATTCACTCTTCCATTCATATtgcaattaaattttattttttttgtattctgtCGATTTTCAAACAGTACCCTTTTTTTACTTTCGATTCGTTTTTTTCTACCAATTTTTACTTTTTCGAGTTTTCCTGCAGGCGTTTCCCATAAGGGAGGGGGTGAATTCGTCCTGGTTTCAATGTTTAGGAAGTAAAGGCTCAAATCTGAGCTAGCGAAATCCGATGTTGCAAGAATATGCAACCCCCTGGTGCCAGCACAACCCTTTAATTCGAATGAATGCTTGAGTGAATTTACTTtccctttcgaatatttatataattggTACAGTCtggatgaaaatatcaatttgaatctattttttACCTATCGGAGATTATTTTGGGATATCTTCTACAAAAAACACCGTAAATATTGATGTTTCCTCtttcatttatatgaaattgaattttctttttttttgtattctgcTAGGCTTTTCAAGTATGCGAAGCTCTATTCAAAATTCACTCAGGGTCGATAATATTATTTGTAATAAAGGTtctttcaagagaaaaaatttgaacCTTTTTAAAATACTATTTTGAAATGTGCAGAATTGAAGTTTTAGGAGTTGAGACTTGAATATATTTTGGAATAAGAGATAATTTTCGAAACGGACAGGATCTTATTACTTGAAAAAGTATCTTTATACCTTAATAATATACCTGTAAAGTATAAAAGGCACAAAATAAATTACTTATACGTTCAAAAGGTCCTTCTCAATTATAAAAGGAACTGAAGAATTTCACATCGAGCATCTAAAAAAGTATCTTGAGATAAATCATAGAATTAATTCTTTAAAAGAGTTACTACTCGTCTTGTACCTGAACCAAAActgtaaataaattcattttaaaagTTCATCGTATTCATGAAATCAGTCATCATTTTTCAACCGATGGACAAGAACATAATAACAATGAAAAGTTGTTCATcgtattgatgaatttttttcattgtatcaaGTTCCATGTTTGGTTCATTACCTATTTGATCGGATGTTCTCAGCAGTGAATGTACGACTTTATACaactaataaaaaaagttcattatCTTCAATTGAGAAATTCctcatttctttttcaataaaaaggggGAAGAAAGAAATAAGATACATTTATATAGTAATATTTATGTTGTTTGGTAAATTATTCTTTACTTCTATTAATTTATCAGGACTAAAAACAGGGATACACTAAATTTTGAGCTATCCTCACCCATAAAATTGATTCAGGGAAGCGGTTGCCATCTAACAGTAGGAGGACCAACTAGGTGAGTTTTTTATTATCTGCATGtaggaatatattgaaatattgatcACTTCCAAGGACTTCTCATGTCTTTTTGAATGTGAAAATCATTATAGAAAACAATAAATGATTAAAATACGTATTTTTCATAACCCCCAACACAGAaccaagaaaaaacaaaatcaataaaaaatggcgAATAATCTTTAATAAATATTCAGTACACTACAATTAAAAATGacaaatatgaaaattgatGAAGCAAAATATTTTAATGCCTTGTTGGCTGATTAGCATCAAATGGTGGTAAATCGTAAGGATATTTTCTCTGAACATCGGAGTAAATTCTCTTTTCCGGATTTTTCTTCACCTCCCTCACATTTATATCTGCAGATACCTTCATGGGAAGTATTTCTTCGTTCCTGTTGTTCCTATAAAACGCCCTTTGGTACAGATGTCCAGAATATTCGTCATAAAAAGGATCCCTGTACCTCTCCGTTTCTCTCAACCGTGGTGAATTTCTGGTAATTTCTGGCAGGTTTGCATAGTAAATTATCCTTCTGTCTCTATATCTTGGATAGATTTCCAGAGACCTTGAACCAGGCCTCCTATTTTCTATCAAGTCTCTTTCGTAATATCTCCCTCTAGAATTTTGAAAGTATGGATAATCTGGAGGACCATCAAAGTCCCTTAATCTCGGGGTGAAGAGGTCCTGACCCTTTCTCTGATCCATTTCAACCCTAGGATCCCTAGGTTGATTTCTAGACGGTCTGGAAGTATCTGAAACTCTTCCTTGTCTTTGATTTGAAGACGCCAATGGGTTCTCaacttcaaattgcttctgagTAATAAAATGCACTCTTCTAGGTTTGCTGAAGTCACTAGACGAAGCTATAGAATCGTCACTCGTTAGAGTCCTCTGAATTTGATAAGGAAATTTAACCCATTCTTGTTTTGTCAATCCACGTGCTCCTCTATTATTTTGACTATCAGCGTTTTCTTTCTCAAGGTCGAAATTTTGTACTTTACCCATGCTAAAACATCAATTGCCGTGAATACGTCAAAATTAACGAGTACATAATGAGATATCGAATGACTAGCAAAAATGGTGGATGTATTTTTACGTCTTGATCTgttgcgcatccaccaaaaattgaaACTTATTTTTCCTAGAACTTACCTGTTAGATCCGTTGTCTCCTCCATGTTTTAATTGTCTTCTGAACCTGAtgaaatcattgattggtatgaaattatttttagaattattttcttgtGCACCAATTTCAGTTGTTGTAGGAGCTGTTTCTGTAAACACTTGCAAAGTGTCCAGAGTGTCGAGTTCTTGTTTTTGAGTGCTTGGTTCTTCGTCAGTATCTGTTTTCATTTCAACCATACCAAGTACTTGTTCATCCGCTTGTCTCTTGCTTCTTTCTTCATTTAAGTGCATTTCTGGATCTCCGGGACTTGAATTTTCTGGAAACAGATATGTAggtattttaatatttcaatatttcttattttcatttctgatgTACTTACCTAAATCTGATGGATTATTCTGATTCAAATCCATCCTGAGAAAAAATATCTTCTTGGGGTCATTTTGTTCTTCATATCCAATAGTTCTCCAAATTGATCCTTCATGGCCTTCAAGCTTAGGGtttccaaaaaatatttgttgGTCATTAGATGCATTACATTCTACATTGAGCATTAAGAACGCATAAAATAAAAAACGCACACGTtttgtttctggaaaaaaatcttAAATGTTAATTGATTTCTATTGAATTTGCTGCATTCCATATGCAACATTAGACAATTATTCTAGAGAATTACGAATAATTCTGAACCAATAAAAGCTCCCTCATATTGTTATCGTTAAAATGATGTGCCCCATTTGGCGATTTTAAATGattcatttcgaattttttgtgGATATCCCGAGTGAAAAACCAGTACTTATTTTGGTTATAAGTATTTTTGGTAGtatttatcaaaaaataaagggtgttttttttagagctatagaactttaaattgcaataaaacaacgatggattattcaattgacatgaatttcatttatccgcaagataatcttatggcattacattttaaatatgatttctggcatatccaattttcgatgactttttcaaacatttgtggccgtatatcggcaataacacggcgaatgttgtcttccaaatggtcaagggtttgtggcttatccacatagacaaatgacttcacatagccccacagaaagtagtctagcggtgttaaatcacaagatcttggaggccaattcacaggttcaacacgtgaaattaggcggtcaccaaacgtgtctttcaataaatcgattgtggcacgagctgtgtgacttgttgcgccgtcttgttggaaccacagctcctggacatcatggttgttcaattcaggaatggaaaagttagtaatcatggctctataccgatcaccattgactgtaacgttctggctatcatcgtttttgaagagtacggaccaatgattccaccagcccataaagcgcaccaaacagtcagtttttctggatgtaacggtgtttcgacatacacttgaggattagcttcactccaaatgcggcagttttgtttgttgacgtagccattcaaccagaagtgcgcttcatcgctaaacaaaataaaatggacctagtgcgcgatacgtattccgcacaaaaccattatttccgaaataaaattgcactatttgcaagcgttgttcaggcgtgagtctattcatgttgaattgccaaaccaaactgaaaataaatcacttgacagctgttgaatcggtcgccatcttgaacagtaatgacaacttaaagttatatacctcgaaaaaaaacacccgttacaatatATGATTGCTATTtagagattttcaaattaattgaaTGTGAAAAGCCACTGGAAACATGGGTCATTGAAATTTACCTCGCTATAGCAAGATTGTAAATAATCGAAGTAATATTCATAGTaaaatattgtgtattatttACATCGGAACGCTCGAATCAGGATGGAGGacaaatgttttcattttattgtttttatttctaaGTGACGTTACTTCTAATTGAATTTTATCCGCTTTTTGGACAAATTGATTGTACGGTATTGAGAATATCTATTTTATATATGCCCAATAAATATCACTGAACTGTTTGAGAGTATTAGAAAAATCTGTGTGAAAAGATTCTCTCTGTTCTAGAGTTTATAGTTTTTTGGTGTTTTATTTTTAGTTCTTAATGATTATGCAATAATTCGTTCAAATATAACTctacaaaattttcagaaaacatGTTTTTAGGACATCATTGAAGACATTATATCTAGGATTAACTAAGAGATTTGAATACATTATAAATAAGAAAGTTATGATATCATATTATAGATCGCATTAATTAACAACTAAGTATGTATTAGACGAACGGTTTTTTCGAATTTGACATTAAATTTGTGTGAAATTTGCAAACAGGTTTTCAGAGAACGCACATCTTTGGTAtaaaaccatttcaaattatGCGAGACGTAAGAAAATATTCCAATATCAGTAGAGACTTACCATTTTTTTTAGACATCACTGTTGGACATGCAGAAAAACAATTCCGCCAATGATGGGTCACTGTACTGAATTGAATATTGAACTCTTCAAAAGTGGACCTACCTTTATTTAATACATTTCCACGGTGGGGTGGGTTAACACAAAGAAACGGATGAATGAGGTCGTACACTATTTGTACCAGTATAATTGATTTTCTATGAGATATCCAACAGTACGCTATATTTTAAACTATTTCAGACTATGGGTGTGAATAATCCTTAATGAAATAATAGTGTCACCAAATCTATATGTTTTTTGCGTGTTTGTTCCAAGGAGATCATAGGCCCAATTGTCTGTAAAgtcaaaattaattctatcc
Above is a window of Harmonia axyridis chromosome X, icHarAxyr1.1, whole genome shotgun sequence DNA encoding:
- the LOC123686056 gene encoding uncharacterized protein LOC123686056 isoform X2; amino-acid sequence: MLNVECNASNDQQIFFGNPKLEGHEGSIWRTIGYEEQNDPKKIFFLRMDLNQNNPSDLENSSPGDPEMHLNEERSKRQADEQVLGMVEMKTDTDEEPSTQKQELDTLDTLQVFTETAPTTTEIGAQENNSKNNFIPINDFIRFRRQLKHGGDNGSNSMGKVQNFDLEKENADSQNNRGARGLTKQEWVKFPYQIQRTLTSDDSIASSSDFSKPRRVHFITQKQFEVENPLASSNQRQGRVSDTSRPSRNQPRDPRVEMDQRKGQDLFTPRLRDFDGPPDYPYFQNSRGRYYERDLIENRRPGSRSLEIYPRYRDRRIIYYANLPEITRNSPRLRETERYRDPFYDEYSGHLYQRAFYRNNRNEEILPMKVSADINVREVKKNPEKRIYSDVQRKYPYDLPPFDANQPTRH
- the LOC123686056 gene encoding uncharacterized protein LOC123686056 isoform X1 yields the protein MSKKNETKRVRFLFYAFLMLNVECNASNDQQIFFGNPKLEGHEGSIWRTIGYEEQNDPKKIFFLRMDLNQNNPSDLENSSPGDPEMHLNEERSKRQADEQVLGMVEMKTDTDEEPSTQKQELDTLDTLQVFTETAPTTTEIGAQENNSKNNFIPINDFIRFRRQLKHGGDNGSNSMGKVQNFDLEKENADSQNNRGARGLTKQEWVKFPYQIQRTLTSDDSIASSSDFSKPRRVHFITQKQFEVENPLASSNQRQGRVSDTSRPSRNQPRDPRVEMDQRKGQDLFTPRLRDFDGPPDYPYFQNSRGRYYERDLIENRRPGSRSLEIYPRYRDRRIIYYANLPEITRNSPRLRETERYRDPFYDEYSGHLYQRAFYRNNRNEEILPMKVSADINVREVKKNPEKRIYSDVQRKYPYDLPPFDANQPTRH